The genomic region GTCGCCGGGCACAACCTGCAGATCGAGCAGCCGGCCCTGTTCGACGCGCTGGTGTCCGAGTGGCTCGACCGGGTCGCCGCCGAGGTCTGAGCACACGACGAACGGGCACCGACACGGCGCCGCAGCCAGGGTCAGGCGGCGGGTGTCCAGGCGTACTCGGCGAGCGGGGCGTCCAGCGGGGCGTCGACCAGGCGGTTGGCGAAGGTCGAGATGGTGTACGCGCCGACGCCCAGCACCACGTCGAGGGCGTTGCGCTTGGCGAAGCCGGCCGCGAGGAACGCGCGCAGCTCGTCGTCCGGGACGTCGCCCCGATGGTCCAGCACCGCCAGCACGAACCGCCGGAGCGCCTCCAGCCGGTGCGCGGGCAGCGGCGTGCCGGCGCGGAGCGCCTCGATCAACTCGGGCGCGGCGCCGCTCCGGTGCAGGACGCCGGTGTGCAGCGCCACGCAGACGTGGCACTCGTTGCGGGTGGCGACGGTCAGCACCACCACCTCCCGCTCGATCGGGGCGAGCGCCGCGGCCTCGAAGAACCGGTTGACGGTGAGGAACCCCTTGAGGGCCTCCGGCGACTCGGCCATCCGGGCGACCGCCACGGGCAGGTAGCCGAACTTCTGCCGTACGCCCTCCATGGTCGGGCGGACGGCGGCGGGCGCGGTCTCGGACGTGTGGGTGGGGAAGTCGCGCTCGGGCACGATGACCTGCTTTCCGTGGCGGGGCAGCGCCGGCCGGGGCCGGCGGGCGGGGGTGCTCGGCGTACGATCGTCAACGTGGTTGACGAAATAGTAAACGTGGTTGTCGAACGTGGCAAGCGCTGATCCCGAGCGGCCCGGCTTCCTGCTGCCCCTGCTCCTGCTGGCCGGCTTCCGTACGCTCATCGACGACCTGCACACGGAGCTGGCGCGGCAGGGGCACAGCGAGCTGCGGCCGCTGCACGGCTTCGTGCTCCAGGCTGTCGGCGTCGACGGGACCACCGCGACCGAGCTGGGCCAGCGGCTGGGCATCTCCAAGCAGGCCGCCGGCAAGACGGTGGACCGGCTGGTCGAACTCGGCTACCTGGAGCGCGCCGACGACCCGCGCGACGCCCGACGAAAGCGTGTCCGGATGACCCCGCGCGGGCGCGACGGGCTACGCCGCTCGGCGGTCGTCTTCGACGAGCTGCGTGAGCGGTGGGTGGCCACGCTCGGCCCGGACCGGGTGGCCGCCATCGAGGACGACCTGCGCGCCGTCACCCCGGCCAACTGGTTCCGCCTCGACGTGCCGGGCTGGTTCGGAGTCTGACCGCTATGCGCACAGACCGGCGCGCCCGGTCAGGTTCGCCGGCCGGCGAGAAAACTCACCGACGCTGGCGCGCCGGACCGGCCGGGGCGGAAGCTGGGGACATGTCGGACGTCTACGTGGTCGGGGACCCGGACGGCCTGTCGCCGCTGCTCGCCGAGGTGCGCGACGCGATCGCCCGGGAACTGCACGCCCAGCTCGCGCTGCGCGCCGAGCGGATCGAACTCGCCGACGTGCCCGAGGTCTCCTACCAGGTCACCCTGCGGGTCGACGAGCTGCTCCGGCAGCGCCGGCCACGGGTCGTTCAGTCACCCTGACAGCGGCGCGCAGGACCACGTCGGGCCGCCGGACGGCCGCCCGCCGCAGTTGTAGAACGACGTTTCTCATGGGCGCAGTCCGACAAGTCGCGTCGTCAGTCCAGGCCGCCGTACGAGTGCAGGCCGGTGAAGTAGATGTTCACGCCGAACAGGTTCATCAGCATGGTGAGGAAGCCGAGCACGGCGATCCAGGTCGCCACGTTGCGCTTCACGCTCGGCGTGGCCCGCGCATGCAGGTAGCCGGCGTAGACCACCCAGGAGATGAACGCCCAGGTCTCCTTCGGGTCCCAGCCCCACGGCCGCCCCCAGGCGGCCTCGGCCCAGATGGCGCCCGCGATCACCGCGAACGTGAAGACCGGGAACGAGAAGGCGTGCAGCACGAAGGTCAGCCGCTCCAGCGCGGCCGCCGCCGGGAGCCGCTTGGCCAGCGTGTACGGGAAGCGGTTCCGTCCCTGCTCGTAGCCGTTGCGCATGAGGAAGGCCACCGCCGGCACCACACCGAGCAGGAAGATCCCGGAGGAGAAGACGATCGTCGACACGTGGATGACGAACCAGTACGAGTTGAGCGCAGGCACCAGCGGAACGACGGGCACGTAGAGCACCAGCTCGGCGGTGGCCAGCAGCAGCACCATCACCAGGGTGAGGAACAGCCCGAGCCGGCGCAGCGACGGCCGCTTGGCGAGCACCACGAGCCACGCGGCGGCGCCGATGAACGAGACCGTGAGCACGAACTCGTACATGTTGCCCCACGGCATCCGGTCGGCGGCGACGCCGCGGGTGACCAGGGCCGCGAGGTGCAGCAGGACGGCGACCGCGGTGACCCAGACGGCGACCCGGCCGCCCAGCCGGCCCCGATCGGCGGACCGGTTCGCCGCGACGACCACCGGCGGCACCGGCGCGGCCGGGGCGGTGATCGTCCCGCCGGACGCGCCGACGCCCGCGCCGACCAGTTCCCGGGCGGGCGCGGCGGCGGTGGCCCGCGTCCGGGCATTGCCGAGCGCGTACTCGACGGCGTGGCTGATCATCGCGACGAGGTACGCCAGGATCGCGAACGTCACCAGCTGATCGGAGAGTGCGGACATCACTCTGTCCCTTCCCGCGCCGCGGCCCGGTCGGTCCGTTCCGTGCCGGCCCGCTCGTCGTCCGGCCGCCCGTCACCGCTCACCGCGGCGACGAGCTGCGCGAACTCGTCGGCGAACCCTGGATAGTCGGTGCGCGGCAACCCACCGACCTCGACCAAACTACTACCGCTCGTCGGAGTTGCGCTCCCGGGGGCCGCGGATCCGTCCGGCATCACCCGGAAGAAGACCCGGCGCCGCCGGCCGAACAGCGCCCCCATCAGCCCGAGGAGCAGCGTCCCGCAGCTCACCAGCAGCAGCGTCGACCCGGGGTCGTGCCGGACGCTGAGGGTGACGTAGCTCCTGGTGCCCAGGAACTCGACCGTGGTGCCGTCGTCCAGCTTCCAGGTCTCGCCCTGCTTGAGCACCTTCTCGCCGACCTGCTTCACCTTGCCCATCCGGACCTGCCGCTGGTCCAGCTCGTAGACCGAGCCGGGGATGCCGGCGTCCAGGCCGAGGTTGCCGCGGTAGGCGACCAGGTTGAGCGCGGGGTTGCGCTCGGTCGGGTACTGCGACCGCACGTACGGCGGAGAGTCCGGCGCCGTCGGCAGGTAGAGGCCGGTGAACGCCACCTGGAGGTCCGAGTCGCGCTTACCGGTCGCCGGGTCGACGTTGGCGTCCGGGAACGCCGCCAGGCCCTCGCTGGTCAGGCCCATGTCGCCGGTGGTGAGGAACGGCTCCGCGCTGACCTGGCTGCGCCCGTAGCGGTCGGTGTAGCGGATGACCGGGGCGTACCCGTGGCCGAGCAGGTAGACGCTGGCACCGTCCAGCCGCAGGGGCGAGTTCACCGAGAAGTCGGCGGTCCGGGTGGCCCGGCCGGGCTCCTCCACCGTCACCGTGGCGTTGAAGTACTCCGGCTGCCCCGACTCCAGGAACCGGGCCTGGAACTGGTCCAGGGTCAGGCAGAAGCCGGGCAGTCGAGCGCTGTCCACCCGCGGGCCCAGCTTCGCCTCGGCGTACTGCTGGCGGGTGTTGCAGAAGGCCTTCTCCTCACCGGCCACCAGCAGCCGGTTGCCGCTCCAGCCGAACCACGAGCCGAGCGCGACGCCGATCAGCACGACCACCAGCGAGCTGTGGAAGAGCAGGTTGCCCGACTCCTTGAAGTAGCCCTTCTCGGCGGAGACCTCGTCGCCACGGACCGTCACCCGCCAGCGCCGCCGGCGCAGCACCTCGGCGATCGCCGCCGCGCCCCCGGCCGGTGCGGCCAGCACCGCATGCTGGGGCAGCCGGTCCAGCCGCTTCGGCGCGGCCGGCGGCTTGGCCCGCAGCGCCCGAACGTGGTCGCGCAGCCGCGGCGTGATGCAGCCGATCAGCGAGATGAAGAGCAGCAGGTAGATCGCGGAGAACCAGACCGAGCTGAAGACGTCGAAGCCGCCGATCTGGTCCAGCCGGGGAGCCAGGTCGGGGTGGTCGGCGAAGTACTCCCTGACCTTCTCCGGGCTGATGTTCCGCTGCGGCAGCACCGAGCCGGGAATGGCCGCGACCGCGAGCAGGAACAGCAGCACCAGTGCCGTACGCATGCTGGTCAGCTGCCGCCAGGAATTGCGCAGCAGGGCCAGCACCCGGTTGGGGCGGCGCCGGGGCGCCTCCGCGGGCGTGGCCGGTCGCTCGTCCACGACGGTCATCAGATGCTCACCTCGCCCACTCCGACGGTGGTCTGCAGCCAGATCACGACGTTCGTCCAGCCACCGGTGACCAGCGCGAGGCCGATCAGGATCAGCAGGGCCCCGCCGACCCGGGTGACCCAGCGGCTGTTGCGCCGGATCGCGCGGAAGACCCCGAGCAGGCGCTCGAAGCCCAGCCCGAAGATGACGAACGGTATCCCCAGCCCGAGGCAGTACGCCACGGCGAGCACCACCGCCCGGTCGATCTGCCCGCTGACGGTGGCCATTCCCGTCACGGCCGCCAGGGTGGGGCCGACGCACGGCACCCAACTCAGCGCGAAGACCGCGCCGAAGACCGGCGCCCCGAGCAAGCCGGCGGACGGGAGCCGGGAGATGCGGAACTCGCGCTCCATGCCGGGGATCAGGCCCACGAAGGCCAGCCCCAGCACGATGATCAGCGCGCCGATGACGATCTCCAGCGTCCGTTCGTACGTGAAGAAGACCTTCCCCACGCTCGCGAAGAGGATCGCGGTGGCGGTGAACACGACGGTGAAGCCGGCGATGAAGAGCAGCGTCCCGGCGAGCACCCGGCCCTTCACCAGCGCGGTCGCGGCCCGGGCGCTCCGCTGGCGCAGCGCGACGGCCGTGCCCCCGCTCGGCCCGTCGGCCGCCTCCGTCACCGGAGGCCCCGACCGGGCGCCGCGCCCCTCCAGGTCGGCGCCGGCCAGGCCGGTGACGTACGACAGGTAGCCCGGCATCAGCGGCAGCACGCACGGCGACAGGAAGCTGACCAGCCCGGCGAGGGCGGCCGCGCCGATGGCGAGCAGCAGTGGGCCGTCGAGGGCGACCTGCCGGAACGTCTCGCCCATCAGCGGGAACCGGACGCGGGCTGCTCGGCGGCGATCTGCTCGACGATCGGTTGCAGGCCGTCCTGCTTGACCGCGGCGCGGATCACCGCGGCGATCCGGCCGTCCCGGTCGAGCACCACGGTGGCCGGGATCGTGTTCGGCGGGATGTCCAGAGCGAGCGCCAGGCGGCTCGGTGGGTCGAAGAGGCTCGGGTAGGTGACCCGGCCCTCCTCGAACGCGAGCGCCTTGTCCTTGTTGTCCTGCACGTTGATGCCGAGGAACGTCACGCCGGAGGCCTTGGTGGCCTGGTAGGTGGCCTCCAGGTCGTCCGCCTCGGCGCGGCACGGCGCGCACCAGGAGCCCCAGAAGTTGACCACGACGACCTGACCGCGGGCCTGGGAGACGTCGTAGCTGCCGCCGGTGAGCAGGTCACCGGCGATCTTCGGTGGCGCGGACCGCTGGTCCGGCGCGCACTCGATCACGCCCTCGGCGGAGGTGGCGCAGGTCTTCTCCTGGCTCTGCGACGTGCAACCGACCAGCGCCACCGCGGCGACGGCGGCGAGCAGACCGGCGGTCCACCTCCGGGTACGCATCAGGCCCCCTTGGCCGTCCGGGCGGTCGGCGACATCGCGATGAGGTGGGCGGCCGGCTCGGAGTAGCCGATGCCGACGACCTTGGCGCCGTCGAAGTGGAACGAGGTGAGACTCGCCAGGCCGCACTGCCGCCGGCGCGGGTCGTGCCAGAGGCGCTTGCGCTCGACGTGCCGGCGCAGCGTCCAGATCGGCAGCTGGTGCGAGACGAGCACCGCCTCGCGCCCCTCGGCGGCGATCCGGGCGGCGTGCAGTGCGGCGAACATCCGCTCGGCGATCGCCCGGTAGGCCTCACCCCAGGACGGGGTGACCGGGTCGCGCAGCACCCACCAGTTGCGCGGGTCGCGGAAGGAGCCGTCGCCCGGCGAGACCTTCTTGCCCTCGAACCAGTTGGCGCTCTCGATCAGCCGCTCGTCCACCCCGACCGGCAGGCCGAACTGCCCGGCGATCGGCTCGGCGGTCTGCTGCGCGCGCTCCAGCGGGCTGGCCACCACGTGCACCACATCCCGCTCGGCGAGCCCCTGCGCGGCGGCCTTGGCCATCTGCACGCCGAGCTCGGAGAGGCGGAAACCGGGCAGCCGGCCGTAGAGGATCTTGTCCGGGTTGTGCACCTCGCCGTGCCGCAGCACGTGGACCACCGTCTTGCTCACCGCGCCTACCCCCCGTTAGCCGCCGCTGCCGCCGCCCGCGCAGCCGAGGGCAGCGCGTCGGCGATCTGCTCCAGAGCGGCGTCGTCGAGCGCCGCCGACACGAACCACGACTCGAACGCGCTCGGCGGCAGGTACACGCCGGCGGCGAGCATCGCGTGGAAGAACGCCTTGAACGCCGGAACCTGCTGGGTCCGGGCGCTGTCGTAGTCGACCACGTCGGCGTCGGTGAAGAAGATCGAGAACATGCTGCCCGCGTACGACAGCCGGTGCGGGACGCCGGCGGCGGCGAGCGCGTCGGCGGCGAGCTTGCCCACGACGGCGGCCGTCTCGTCGAGGCGCTGGTAGAGCGCGTCGTCGGCGAGGCGCAGGGTGGCCAGGCCGGCGGCGCAGGCGAGCGGGTTCCCGGAGAGCGTGCCCGCCTGGTAGACCGGGCCGGCCGGGGCGAGTCGGGCCATGATCTCCGCCCGCCCGCCGAAGGCCGCGGCGGGCAGGCCACCGCCCATGACCTTGCCGTACGTCCACAGGTCCGCGTCGGACGGGTCGAGGCCGTGCCAGCCGGAGCGGGAGACCCGGAACCCGGTCATGACCTCGTCGACGACGAGCAGGGCGCCGTACGCGTGCGCGAGCCGGGCCAGCGCCTGGTTGAACCCGTCGCGCGGGGCGACGACGCCCATGTTGCCGGCGGCGGCCTCGGTGATCACCGCGGCGATGTGCTGCCCCTCGGCGGCGAAGGCCTCCTCCACCGCGCGGAGGTCGTTGTACGGCAGCACGATCGTCTCGCTGGCCGCCGCGCCGGTGACCCCGGGCGAGTCGGGCAGGCCGAGGGTGGCCACCCCGGAGCCGGCGGCGGCGAGCAGGGCGTCCACGTGACCGTGGTAGCAGCCGGCGAACTTGATGATCTTGGAGCGGCCGGTGAAGCCCCGGGCCAGTCGGATCGCCGACATGGTGGCCTCAGTGCCGGAGTTGACCAGCCGGACCTGCTCGACCGGGGTGCGGTCGACGATCTCCGCGGCCAGCTCCACCTCGGCGGGGGTGGGGGTGCCGAAGCTGGTGCCCCGGGCGGCTGCGGCCTGCACGGCGGCGACCACCTCCGGGTGGGCGTGACCGAGGACCAGCGGGCCCCAGGAGCAGACCAGGTCCACATAACGCCGGTCGTCGGCGTCGTAGAGCCAGGGCCCCTCCCCCCGGACCATGAAGCGCGGGGTGCCGCCAACCGCGCGGAAGGCACGCACGGGGGAGTTCACCCCGCCCGGCACGATGGCGCGGGCGCGGTCGAAGAGGGCCTCGGAGGCCGGGGCGTCGGCCGGATAGCGGCCGGATCCGGCGGAATGGGTCTCGGTCACGATGCCGCCATTGTGTCAGCGCCGGCGGATGCGACGGCAACGACCCCTGGCAGGGGTTACCCGGCTCACCCGGGCCGGAAGTGGATCTGGGTCGTGCCTCGACAGGCCGGGTCGACCGGATCGCGTTAGGCTGACCGGGTGGATCGTGCCGAACTGTCCATCACGGTACACCGGACGGGCGACGAAGCTGTGCTGCGCCTGGCCGGTGAGATCGACATGCTCACGGCCGCCCAGCTGTCGACCGTCGTGAACGAGGTGCTCACCGACCCGCCACCGCGGATCGTGCTCGACCTCGCCGGGGTCACGTTCTGCGACTCGCAGGGGCTGGGCACCCTGGTCGTGCTCAGCCGCAAGGCGAGCCACGCGCAGAGTCTCCTGGTTCTCACCCACGTGGGCGACTTCCTGCTCCGCGTGCTGGACATCACCGGGCTGCGCTCGGCCCTCATGATCCGCAACGACCAGACGGCCAGCTGAGCCACCCAGCACCGCCCCCACCCTCCCCGCCCCCGCCCTTCCGGCCCCCGCCCTTCGGGCCCCGTTGATCATGAGGTTTACGGCACCGATTGCCGGATTTGGCGCCGCAAAGTTCATGATCAACCGGGTGAGTGCCGGCGGGCGGGGCGGGTGGGCAGGGGGCTGGGTGGGTGGGGGGGTCAGCCGGTGTTGCCCCAGCGTGCCTGTTCGAGCAGGTCGACGGCGCGGTCGCGGGCGTCCGGGTCGTCGGCGCGGAGCAGCGCCGTGGCCTCGTCGACCGCGTCGGTCAGGATCCGCCACTGCGCGTCGCGCTCCCGCACCAGGTCCGACTGCGCGGCCAACTGGCGGGTCTTCACCCACAGCTCCACGAAGACCGACACCTTGGCCCGCAGCACCCAGGGGTCGAACGGCTTGGTCAGGTAGTCGACCGCGCCGACCGCGTACCCGCGCAGCGCCAACTGGGCGTCCCGGTCGGCGGCGGTGAGGAAGATGATCGGCACGTGCCGGGTCCGCTCGCGGCGCTTGATGTGACTGGCCGTCTCGAACCCGTCCATGTCCGGCATCTGCGCGTCGAGCAGGATCACCGCGAAGTCGTCCACCAGCAACTGCTTGAGCGCCGCCTCGCCGCTCTCCACGGCCACCGACTGGACCGGCAGGCCCTGGAGGATCGCCTCCAGGGCCATCAGGTTCTCCCGGCGGTCGTCGACGAGCAGCGCCTTCGCCATCTGGGTCACGAGTTCTCCTCGGTCCGGCTGCCGCTGATCCAGGACGACATGAGTTCGATCAACTCGTCCAGGTCGACGGGCTTGGTGATGTAGTCGCTGCCCCCGGCCGCCAGCGCCGACTCCCGGTCCCCCGGCATCGCCTTCGCGGTTAGGAAGACGATGGGCAGGTCCGCGAAGCGGTGGTTACGCCGGATCTGGCGCGTGGTCTCGTACCCGTCCTGGTCCGGCATCATGGCGTCCATCAGGACGATGTCCACCTCCGGGTGCTCGGCCAGCAGGCGGACGCCGTCCGCCCCGTTGTCCGAGTACAACACGGTCATCCCGTGCAGTTCCAATGCGGACGTCAGGGCGAACACGTTCCGCACGTCGTCGTCGACGATCAGCACCGTCGCCCCGTCCAACTGCCGCGTGGTCGGGCCGGCAGCCGGCTCCGGCAGCTCCAGCGGCGGCATCAGCAGCGACGACGGCAGGCCCGCCCGGGCCGGCGACGGCGGCAGCGGCGCGACCACCGCGTCCGGCGCCAGCACGTCCGGGACGAACAGCGTGAACGTGGAGCCCTGCCCCGGCGCCGACGAGACGGTGATGGTGCCGCCGAGCAGTCGCGCCAGGTCACGGCTGATCGACAGACCGAGGCCGGTGCCGCCGTAGCGGCGGCTGGTGGTGCCGTCGGCCTGCTGGAACGCCTCGAAGATGATCGACAGCTTGTCGTCGGAGATCCCGATCCCGGTGTCGATCACGGTGAACGCGATCACCTGACGGGCGTTCGTCAGCGCCGGCACGTCGAACACCGCGTTGTCCGCCGCCGGAGCGATGCGCAGCGTCACCGCACCGTTGTCGGTGAACTTCACGGCGTTCGAGAGCATGTTGCGCAGGATCTGCTGGAGCCGCAGGGCGTCGGTGACCAGCGCCGGCGGCAGGTCCTTGCTGACCCGCACCTGGAAGTCCAGGCCCTTCTCCTCGGCCTGCGGGGCGAACGCCTGCTCGACGTAGCCGCGGATCTCGGAGAACCGCACCTCGTTCGGCTCGACGTCCATCCGGCCCGCCTCGATCTTGGACAGGTCCAGGATGTCGTCGATCAGCGAGAGCAGGTCGGACCCGGCGCTGTGGATGGTGCGGGCGAACTCGATCTGCTTCGCGGTGAGGTTCGCCTCCGAGTTCTCGGCGAGCAACCGGGCCAGCAGGAGCAGGGAGTTCAGCGGGGTCCGCAGTTCGTGGCTCATGTTGGCCAGGAACTCCGACTTGTACGCGGAGGCCCGGGTGAGCTGCTGCGCCTTCTCCTCCAGACCGATCCGGGCCAGCTCGATCTCCCGGTTCTTGGTCTCGATGTTGCCCTTCTGCTCCGACAGGAGGGTGGCCTTCTCCTCCAGCTCGGCGTTGGTGCGCTGCAGCTCCGCCGACTGCTCCTGGAGCTCGTGGGCCAGCCGCTGCGACTGGGCGAGCAGCTCCTCCGTACGCCGGTTGGCCTGGATGGTGTTGACCGCGATGCCGATGGTCAGCACCAGCCGCTCCAGGAACGACAGGTGCAGCTCGGAGAACGGCACCACGCTGGCGAACTCGATCACCCCGAGCAGCTCGCCCTCGAACAGCACGGGGAGCACGACCAGATCGGCCGGCGGCGTGTCGGCCAGCCCGGAGCGTACGGTCAGCGCGCGGTCCGGGGAGGCGCTGACCCGGATGGTCCGGCGGGAGAGCGCGGCCTGACCGACCAGCCCCTCGCCCGGTCCGAAGGTGACGTCGTGCCCGCGAGCCACGTATCCGTAGGAGGCGGTCAGCCGCAGCCGCATGGTCCCCTCGGACGTGTCTTCCAGGAAGAACGCGCCGAGCTGCGCGTCGACCAGCGGGGTCACCTCCACCATGATCATGCGGCAGACCTCGCCGAGGTCGCGCTGACCCTGCAGCAGGCCGCTGATCCGGGCCAGGTTGGAGTCGAGCCAGCCCTGCTCGGCGTTCTTCTTCGTCGTCTCCCGGAGGGTGACGATCATCTGGTTGATGTTGTCCTTCAGCTCGGCGACCTCGCCCTGCGCCTTGACGTTGATCCGCTGGGTCAGGTCGCCCCGGGTGACCGAGGTGGAGACCTGGGCGATCGCCCGGAGCTGGGTGGTCAGCGTGGACGCGAGCTGGTTGACGTTCTCGGTGAGGTCGCGCCAGGTGCCGGAGACGCCGCGCACCTGGGCCTGACCGCCGAGCTTGCCCTCGGTGCCCACCTCGCGGGCCACCCGGGTCACCTCGTCGGCGAACGAGGAGAGCTGGTCGACCATCGTGTTGATGGTGTCCTTCAGCTCGAGGATCTCGCCCTGGGCGTCGACGGTGATCTTCTGGCCCAGATCACCCTTCGCCACCGCCGTGGTGACCGAGGCGATGTTGCGGACCTGGCCGGTCAGGTTCGACGCCATCGAGTTGACGTTGTCGGTGAGGTCCCGCCACGTGCCGCTGACGCCCTTCACCTGCGCCTGGCCGCCCAGCTTGCCCTCGGTGCCCACCTCACGGGCCACCCGCGTCACCTCGTCGGCGAACGACGACAGCTGGTCCACCATCGTGTTCACCGTCGACTTCAGCTCCAGGATCTCGCCCTGGGCGTCGACCGTGATCTTCTGCGACAGGTCGCCCTTCGCCACCGCCGTCGAGACCTGCGCGATGTTCCGCACCTGCGCCGTGAGGTTCGAGGCCATCGAGTTCACGTTGTCGGTGAGGTCCCGCCAGGTCCCGGCGACGCCCCGGACCTGGGCCTGACCGCCCAGCTTGCCCTCGGTGCCCACCTCACGCGCCACCCGCGTCACCTCGTCGGCGAACGACGACAGCTGGTCCACCATCGTGTTCACCGTCGACTTCAGCTCCAGGATCTCGCCCCGGGCGTCGACCGTGATCTTCTGGCCGAGGTCGCCCTTGGCGACCGCGGTGGTGACGGAGGCGATGTTGCGGACCTGGCTGGTCAGGTTCGACGCCATCGAGTTGACGTTGTCGGTCAGGTCCCGCCACGTGCCGCTGACCCCCTTGACCTGCGCCTGACCGCCCAGCTTGCCCTCGGTGCCCACCTCACGGGCCACCCGCGTCACCTCGTCGGCGAACGACGAGAGCTGGTCGACCATCGTGTTCACGGTGTTCTTGAGCTCCAGGATCTCGCCCTGGGCGTCGACCGTGATCTTCTGCGACAGGTCGCCCTTCGCCACCGCCGTGGAGACCTGTGAGATGTTGCGGACCTGGCTGGTCAGGTTGCCGGCCAGCTGGTTGACGTTCTCGGTGAGGTCCCGCCAGGTGCCGGAGACCCCACGCACCTGGGCCTGACCGCCCAGCTTGCCCTCGATGCCCACCTCACGGGCCACCCGCGTCACCTCGTCGGCGAACGACGACAGCTGGTCCACCATCGTGTTCACGGTGTCCTTCAGCTCCAGGATCTCGCCCTGCGCGGCCACGGTGATCTTCTGCGACAGGTCGCCCCGCGCCACGGCGGTGGAGACCTGGGCGATGTTGCGGACCTGGCTGGTCAGGTTCGACGCCATCGAGTTGACGCTGTCGGTCAGGTCCTTCCAGGTGCCGGCCACGTTCGGCACGTCGGCCTGGCCGCCCAGGTTGCCCTCGGTGCCCACCTCGCGGGCCACCCGGGTCACCTGCTCGGCGAAGAGTCGCAGCGTGTC from Micromonospora sp. WMMD812 harbors:
- a CDS encoding HAMP domain-containing protein; protein product: MTTAKQSVADPSVSDHEAVLGELTEALRRVRRGDLKVRLPRRAGRAGEVADAFNEVVSLQERHHLDLRRISRIVGRDGRLTERLDDEGLDGSWAEGQRAVNSLIDDLGRPTTEIARVIVAVADGDLSQHMALEIDGRPLRGEYLRIGRTVNTMVDQLSSFADEVTRVAREVGTEGKLGGQADVRGVAGTWKDLTDSVNTMASNLTGQVRSISQVATAVAKGDLSQKITVGARGEVAELADTMNYLTDTLRLFAEQVTRVAREVGTEGNLGGQADVPNVAGTWKDLTDSVNSMASNLTSQVRNIAQVSTAVARGDLSQKITVAAQGEILELKDTVNTMVDQLSSFADEVTRVAREVGIEGKLGGQAQVRGVSGTWRDLTENVNQLAGNLTSQVRNISQVSTAVAKGDLSQKITVDAQGEILELKNTVNTMVDQLSSFADEVTRVAREVGTEGKLGGQAQVKGVSGTWRDLTDNVNSMASNLTSQVRNIASVTTAVAKGDLGQKITVDARGEILELKSTVNTMVDQLSSFADEVTRVAREVGTEGKLGGQAQVRGVAGTWRDLTDNVNSMASNLTAQVRNIAQVSTAVAKGDLSQKITVDAQGEILELKSTVNTMVDQLSSFADEVTRVAREVGTEGKLGGQAQVKGVSGTWRDLTDNVNSMASNLTGQVRNIASVTTAVAKGDLGQKITVDAQGEILELKDTINTMVDQLSSFADEVTRVAREVGTEGKLGGQAQVRGVSGTWRDLTENVNQLASTLTTQLRAIAQVSTSVTRGDLTQRINVKAQGEVAELKDNINQMIVTLRETTKKNAEQGWLDSNLARISGLLQGQRDLGEVCRMIMVEVTPLVDAQLGAFFLEDTSEGTMRLRLTASYGYVARGHDVTFGPGEGLVGQAALSRRTIRVSASPDRALTVRSGLADTPPADLVVLPVLFEGELLGVIEFASVVPFSELHLSFLERLVLTIGIAVNTIQANRRTEELLAQSQRLAHELQEQSAELQRTNAELEEKATLLSEQKGNIETKNREIELARIGLEEKAQQLTRASAYKSEFLANMSHELRTPLNSLLLLARLLAENSEANLTAKQIEFARTIHSAGSDLLSLIDDILDLSKIEAGRMDVEPNEVRFSEIRGYVEQAFAPQAEEKGLDFQVRVSKDLPPALVTDALRLQQILRNMLSNAVKFTDNGAVTLRIAPAADNAVFDVPALTNARQVIAFTVIDTGIGISDDKLSIIFEAFQQADGTTSRRYGGTGLGLSISRDLARLLGGTITVSSAPGQGSTFTLFVPDVLAPDAVVAPLPPSPARAGLPSSLLMPPLELPEPAAGPTTRQLDGATVLIVDDDVRNVFALTSALELHGMTVLYSDNGADGVRLLAEHPEVDIVLMDAMMPDQDGYETTRQIRRNHRFADLPIVFLTAKAMPGDRESALAAGGSDYITKPVDLDELIELMSSWISGSRTEENS